Within Elizabethkingia sp. JS20170427COW, the genomic segment TTTATTAAAAATATTGATGGGAAAGGAAATTCCTGATGAAGGCGAAATTGTAATTAATAAAGATATTCAAGTTGTATTATTCGATCAAGAAATACAATTCAATCCCGAGCAGAATATTGAAGAATTTATGATGAGCTTGGAAAGTGCTCCGATTAGAGCCTTGAAGAATTATCACCAATCTTTAACTTCCGATGATTCTGAATTTATAGAAAAAGCTTTAGTGGAAATGGAAATTCATAAAGCTTGGGATTTGGAAAATGAGATGAAGCAGATTCTTTCTCAACTGAAGATAACGGATCTTTTTGTGAAGATGGGGAAGCTTTCTGGTGGGCAAGTAAAGAGGGTAGCATTAGCAAAACTTTTAACAGAAACCCGTGCCGAGCATAACCATACTTTGCTGATTATGGATGAGCCTACCAACCATTTGGATGTAGATATGGTAGAATGGTTGGAGCAATATCTTTCTAAATCTAGAATTACGCTACTTTTGGTAACCCACGACCGTTATTTCCTAGATAGCATTTGTGATGTGATTTGGGAAATGGAAGATCAAAAACTTTATGTACACAGAGGTTCTTATGCTACTTATCTCGAAAATAAAGCCATAAGAGAAGAAAATCTTCAAGCCAATGTAGATAAGGCACAAAATTTATATCGCCGTGAATTGGAGTGGATGAGAAGGCAGCCTAAAGCAAGGACTACCAAATCTAAAAGCAGAATAGATGCTTTTTATGAAACCGAAAAAATAGCTAAGCAAGATCTTTCCAAGCAAGGTTTAGAACTGGATTTTGAGATGAAGAGGCTAGGAAAGAAAATTTTGGAACTTAAAAATATTTCGAAGAAATTTGGAAATAAAATCCTCTTGGATAACTTCTCTTATCAGTTTCAACGGGGAGAAAAAGTAGGAATTGTAGGAAAAAATGGAGTAGGGAAATCTACACTGCTGAATATCATACAAGGGCTGGAGCCAGTAGATAGCGGAGAGATTGAAACTGGAGAAACAATATCTTTTGGATATTTTGCTCAAAAAGGACTTCAGATAGATGAAAACCAAAGGGTAATCGATTTTTTAAAAGAGAAAGCGGAATATTATCCCTTAGCTAATGGAAGAAGTCTTTCGGCTTCCCAGTTTTTGAGATTATTTTTGTTTGATGACCAAACCCAATATTCGCCGATTTATAAGCTGAGTGGAGGTGAAAAAAGAAGGCTTCATTTGATGTATATTTTATATCAAAATCCTAATTTCTTGATTTTTGATGAGCCTACCAATGATTTAGATTTGCCGACTTTAACAGTGTTGGAGAGTTTTTTACAACAGTTCCAAGGAAGCCTGATTATCGTTTCCCACGACCGTTATTTTATGGATAAAATTGTAGATCATGTTTTAGCGTTTGAGGGAGATGGGAAAATAAAAGACTTTATTGGGAATTTTACTGAGTACCGAGAATGGGAACAACTTCAGAAAATTGAAAAAGAGAAAAAAGAGACTCCTAAACCAATAGAAACCGTAATAGAAAAACCTAAGCAAAAGAAAAAGCTATCTTATAAAGAGCAAAGGGAGTTGGAAACTTTGGAAAAGGAAATGCCAATATTAGAAGGAAAGAGAGATGAAATTTTAAAAGAACTTAATAACCAAACAGATTATGAGGTTATTTCTAAACTTTCCGCAGAATTGGAAACCGTTTCAGGGCAGTTGGAAGAATATGAAATACGTTGGTTAGAGCTTCAAGAGATTTTAGAAGGTTAAGATGATAAACTTCAAACTGAATTTTATTCTAGTATAAGGATATCAATCATGGTTCTAAGATATACAGTAGTTGCCAAAGGTAGCTACTGTTTTTTTTAGACTGAAAAGATGGTAAAGGAAGAACATAAAAAAAGCCATCCCATTGGGATAGCTCTATTTTTTACTACAAAACTTAGATTATTTTCTAATTCCAAGTTCAGCGATAATCGCTCTATATCTTTCGATTTCAGTTTTCTTAAGATAGTTTAATAGATTCTTTCTTTTACCTACTAATTTCACAAGAGATCTTTCGGTATTGTAATCTTTGTGGTTAGCTTTCAAGTGTTGAGAAAGGTGATTAATTCTGTAAGTAAACAATGCGATTTGTCCTTCTGCACTACCTGTATCAGTTGCAGACTTACCATGTTTAGCGAAGATTTCCGCTTTCTTTTCTGATGTTAAATACATTCCAATATTATTTAAATGATTATTATGTAATTCGGTTGCAAATATACAACAAAAAAATCAATCTATCGATATAAGAATGTTTTTTTATTTTTTTTGAAAAAAAGAATTAAAAATCAAGGAAATGGCTGTATTTTTGCAACCTAGAAGAGACATGAAAAAAGTACTACTTTATGGCACTTTAGCAGCAGTAGCGGCAGGTGTGTTAATAAGCTGTGCAGGCGCTGGCAACAGTAAAACCTACATTAATAAAGATTTAAAATTAGGAAAAATACAGCGTATTGTTTATTTAAATCCAGAAATATATCCTAAGTTCGAGGCACTTCAGGAACCTACCGATATGGCCTTTTATAGCGCAACAAGTGATAGGTTTAGGAAGATGGGGGATATTCAGCTAGCGAGGATAGACTCTCCCATGGAGTATGATAAAATTGATATCCCTACGCTTAAGGAATTGTGTGAGAATAATTTAGGAGATTTAATTGTTGTACCTCATGTAAAGTACTTTAAAGTAGGTCTTGGTAAATATGTGTTTTCTAATCAGGTATTGGTAAGGTTAAAGGTTTATAATAAAGAAGGGAAATTTGTTATGGAAACCAATTACGATACCTATAAGGCTGGTGGTAAACTAAAAGGCTCTGCTGAGAATTATGTGGAAACAGGAGCTTCAGAAGTTTTTCAAAAAATGTTTAAAGAACTTAAAAAACAAAAGATTATAGATAATGTAATTTTATAAGAAAAAATAAAATTTATTATATTTAGTCTTTTTTCTAATATTTTCGAGTTATTTTTGCACCAACAAAATTTGCTGCGATGGAAATGACTCTCAATCCAGCTGATGTAGCTGAAAAACTTAGCGAACTTTCTGCAGAAGAAAGACTTTTGGCCTTTTTAAAAGTGCCAAAAGAATATAAAGCAGAAGTGTTTGCCCATTTAGATACCGATTTTCAAGAGGAAACCATACGAGGAATTGGCAGTAGTGAAGTTGCTGATCTCCTGAATGCAATGCCTCCTGATGATCGTACTCAGTTGTTTGAAGATTTTCCAGATGAGCTTATTAAGTATTCTATAAATCTCCTTAATCCTTCCGAAAGATCTGTAGCTCTTAAATTATTGGGATATAAGCCCGATTCTATTGCGCGTTTGATGACCCCTCATTATATCCAAGTGAAGAAAGAGTGGACGGTGAGGCATTGTTTCCAGCATATTAAAAAGGTAGGGAAAAAGGTGGAGACCATGAACTTCCTTTATGTAGTAGATGATCGCAATCGCTTGATAGACGATATCACCATTGGAGCATTGTTGCTAGCGGAGGAAGATCAGATAGTTGCTGATTTGGTAGATAAACATTTCGTCGCAATTACAACAACGACAAGTAAGGAAGAGGCTGTACATTATTTCGAAAAATACGACAGAGGAGCAATGCCTATTGTTACTGAATCTGGAGTTTTGGTAGGGATTGTAACGATAGATGATATTTTAGATCAGATAGAATTACAAAACACTGAAGATATTCAGAAATTCGGGGGGGTAGATTCCTTAGATGTTCCTTATACCCAAACGGGATGGGCAGAAATGATTCGGAAAAGAGCCACTTGGTTGATTATTCTTTTTATTTCCGAAATGTTTACCGCTTCTGCAATGAGTTATTTTGATGCCGAAATAGAAAAAGCGGTAGTCTTAGCACTATTTGTACCTTTGATTATTTCTAGTGGAGGAAACTCAGGATCTCAAGCAGCAACCTTAATCATTAGGGCGATGGCACTTCAGGAAATCACTCTGAAAGATTGGTGGTACGTCATGAAAAAAGAAATTATTTCAGGACTTTGTTTAGGGGCAATCTTGGGTACTATAGGTTTTATTAGGATTTATACATGGCAACATTTAGGATTGTATAGCTATGGGGTGCATTGGCTTTACATTGGCTTTAGTGTGGCTGTTTCGTTAATTTTTATTGTGCTGTGGGGGACTCTTTCAGGTTCGATGATTCCTTTTATTCTGAAAAAATTTAGATTAGATCCAGCAACCTCTTCCGCACCTTTTGTTGCT encodes:
- the rpsO gene encoding 30S ribosomal protein S15; the protein is MYLTSEKKAEIFAKHGKSATDTGSAEGQIALFTYRINHLSQHLKANHKDYNTERSLVKLVGKRKNLLNYLKKTEIERYRAIIAELGIRK
- a CDS encoding ABC-F family ATP-binding cassette domain-containing protein; translated protein: MNYITVENLTKSFGIRVLFEKISFNVNEGDKIAIVAKNGSGKSTLLKILMGKEIPDEGEIVINKDIQVVLFDQEIQFNPEQNIEEFMMSLESAPIRALKNYHQSLTSDDSEFIEKALVEMEIHKAWDLENEMKQILSQLKITDLFVKMGKLSGGQVKRVALAKLLTETRAEHNHTLLIMDEPTNHLDVDMVEWLEQYLSKSRITLLLVTHDRYFLDSICDVIWEMEDQKLYVHRGSYATYLENKAIREENLQANVDKAQNLYRRELEWMRRQPKARTTKSKSRIDAFYETEKIAKQDLSKQGLELDFEMKRLGKKILELKNISKKFGNKILLDNFSYQFQRGEKVGIVGKNGVGKSTLLNIIQGLEPVDSGEIETGETISFGYFAQKGLQIDENQRVIDFLKEKAEYYPLANGRSLSASQFLRLFLFDDQTQYSPIYKLSGGEKRRLHLMYILYQNPNFLIFDEPTNDLDLPTLTVLESFLQQFQGSLIIVSHDRYFMDKIVDHVLAFEGDGKIKDFIGNFTEYREWEQLQKIEKEKKETPKPIETVIEKPKQKKKLSYKEQRELETLEKEMPILEGKRDEILKELNNQTDYEVISKLSAELETVSGQLEEYEIRWLELQEILEG
- the mgtE gene encoding magnesium transporter encodes the protein MEMTLNPADVAEKLSELSAEERLLAFLKVPKEYKAEVFAHLDTDFQEETIRGIGSSEVADLLNAMPPDDRTQLFEDFPDELIKYSINLLNPSERSVALKLLGYKPDSIARLMTPHYIQVKKEWTVRHCFQHIKKVGKKVETMNFLYVVDDRNRLIDDITIGALLLAEEDQIVADLVDKHFVAITTTTSKEEAVHYFEKYDRGAMPIVTESGVLVGIVTIDDILDQIELQNTEDIQKFGGVDSLDVPYTQTGWAEMIRKRATWLIILFISEMFTASAMSYFDAEIEKAVVLALFVPLIISSGGNSGSQAATLIIRAMALQEITLKDWWYVMKKEIISGLCLGAILGTIGFIRIYTWQHLGLYSYGVHWLYIGFSVAVSLIFIVLWGTLSGSMIPFILKKFRLDPATSSAPFVATLVDVTGLIIYFTIAGFFLAGKLL
- a CDS encoding pyruvate decarboxylase yields the protein MAVFLQPRRDMKKVLLYGTLAAVAAGVLISCAGAGNSKTYINKDLKLGKIQRIVYLNPEIYPKFEALQEPTDMAFYSATSDRFRKMGDIQLARIDSPMEYDKIDIPTLKELCENNLGDLIVVPHVKYFKVGLGKYVFSNQVLVRLKVYNKEGKFVMETNYDTYKAGGKLKGSAENYVETGASEVFQKMFKELKKQKIIDNVIL